TGGGGAACTTTTTTCTGAATCTGTGCTCCCCCCTGCACCTCAATTTCCAAGAATACGTCTTTGCCTTCATTGAGCCAATTTTCGATGGGCTTTTTAGGAGTTCCATAGCAATGATCACAATATTTTGCACTTTCCAAAAGCTCATCATTTTCCTGCATCGATTGAAATTTTTCCTGACTGACAAAATAATAGGAAACTCCATCTTTTTCTCCGGGGCGCGGATCTCTGGTCGTAGCAGAAATAGACAACTGAGCATTTTGATATTTTTCAAAATAACGTTTTAAGACTGTCCCCTTTCCGCTACCAGAAGGGCCAGAAAAAATAATCAGCAAACCTCTATGATTCACTATGACTCAACTCCTCTTCTTCAGCTGTTTCCTCTTGGCGGTCTTCCCCGCGCTTTGCAACTTTTTCAGGAACAAGTGCACAGAGAATCACATGCTCACTATCTGTGATAATAACCGCTTTTGTACGTCTGCCATACGTCGCATCAATTAAAGTGTGC
This genomic window from Caproicibacterium sp. BJN0003 contains:
- the gmk gene encoding guanylate kinase, whose protein sequence is MNHRGLLIIFSGPSGSGKGTVLKRYFEKYQNAQLSISATTRDPRPGEKDGVSYYFVSQEKFQSMQENDELLESAKYCDHCYGTPKKPIENWLNEGKDVFLEIEVQGGAQIQKKVPQSVGIFNLPPSLKVLESRLRGRGTETEEVVEKRLAAAKQEISQAVHYDYLLINDDIEQAVEELAQIIHAEKMRSSRNQDLIERMLENHD
- a CDS encoding DUF370 domain-containing protein, with product MKLINIGYGNLVAEDRIIAVVSPESAPIKRIIADAKERHTLIDATYGRRTKAVIITDSEHVILCALVPEKVAKRGEDRQEETAEEEELSHSES